In Trichoderma atroviride chromosome 2, complete sequence, one DNA window encodes the following:
- a CDS encoding uncharacterized protein (EggNog:ENOG41) — translation MSKLFIGGLAWHTEEATLRQKFEEFGAVEEAVVVKDRDTGRSRGFGFVRFVQEADAQAAIDAMNNVEFDGRTIRVDKASDNGPRGGGGFGNRGNGQSYGGRGGYGAPAYGGAPGYGAPNMYQQASYGRGYQQQQPQYGMPPQGYGAPAQYANYQNGPQQPPQPPQQGGGSY, via the exons ATGTCGAAGCTTTTCATTGG CGGCCTGGCCTGGCACACCGAAGAGGCCACTCTTCGCCAAAAGTTTGAGGAGTTTGGCGCTGTTGAGGAAGCG GTTGTTGTGAAGGATCGAGATACCGGCCGCAGCCGTGGCTTTGGCTTCGTGCGATTCGTgcaagaagctgatgccCAAGCTGCTATTGACGCCATGAACAATGTCGA GTTTGACGGGCGAACCATTCGTGTTGATAAGGCATCCGATAATGGCCCtcgaggcggaggaggattTGGCAATCGTGGCAACGGCCAATCTTACGGAGGCCGTGGTGGCTACGGAGCACCGGCATACGGAGGAGCACCTGGTTATGGCGCTCCAAACATGTATCAACAGGCCTCGTATGGTCGTGGgtaccaacagcagcagcctcaataTGGCATGCCTCCGCAAG GATACGGTGCCCCAGCCCAGTATGCCAACTACCAGAATGGTcctcagcagccgccgcagcctcctcAGCAAGGCGGCGGATCCTACTAA
- a CDS encoding uncharacterized protein (EggNog:ENOG41) translates to MAYQRPYDEDALPRFAEPEPKPGSVPPQHGGPPPQARYDRPPQQQQYHQPQQYQQHPPLQQQQPSPRHDQHYDRPPRQNTGGHGQGQPRYDQQQQQQRHDNRSPIHHPGAYGLGSPPPVAAAQRPAAQHHPAATSRPPPSPANDGSGADPTLLPLFRAVDKDGTGHLSEKELSAALVNGDWTAFDIQTVRMMIRMFDSDRSGTIGFNEFCGLWSFLASWRTLFDRFDVDRSGSISLPEFTDALIAFRYRLSPQFVELLFRTYDKRNEGVMSFDLFVQACISLKRMTDVFKRYDDDRDGYITLSFEDFLSEILKQMK, encoded by the exons atggccTATCAGCGCCCTTACGACGAAGACGCTCTGCCCAG ATTTGCCGAGCCTGAGCCC AAACCAGGTTCGGTGCCACCACAGCATGGCGGACCGCCTCCACAGGCGAGATACGATCGACcgccgcaacagcagcaataccaccagccgcagcagtaccagcagcaccctcctctccagcagcagcagccttctcCCAGACACGACCAGCATTATGACCGTCCCCCGCGGCAAAATACAGGCGGGCATGGCCAAGGACAGCCGAGATACgaccagcaacagcaacagcagcgacaCGACAATAGATCACCGATTCATCACCCAGGGGCGTATGGCCTAGGATCGCCGCCTCCTGTTGCCGCTGCCCAGCGCCCGGCAGCTCAACATCATCCTGCTGCGACCTCCAGGCCACCGCCGTCTCCCGCCAACGATGGGAGTGGAGCTGACCCGACGCTGCTGCCCCTGTTCAGGGCTGTTGACAAAGATG GAACTGGACACTTATCCGAAAAGGAGctctcagcagccttggtcAACGGCGACTGGACCGCATTCGACATCCAGACGGTCCGCATGATGATCCGCATGTTCGACTCAGACCGCAGCGGCACCATTGGCTTCAACGAGTTCTGCGGCCTCTGGTCCTTTCTCGCCTCGTGGCGCACTCTTTTCGACCGCTTCGACGTTgaccgcagcggcagcatctcCCTGCCCGAGTTCACCGACGCCCTCATCGCCTTCCGCTACCGCCTCAGCCCGCAGTTTGTCGAGCTGCTGTTCCGCACGTACGACAAGCGCAACGAGGGCGTCATGAGCTTTGATCTGTTTGTTCAGGCGTGTATCTCGCTGAAGCGCATGACGGATGTGTTTAAGAGGTATGATGACGACCGGGATGGATATATTACGTTGAGCTTTGAGGATTTCCTGAGCGAGATTTTGAAGCAGATGAAGTAA
- a CDS encoding uncharacterized protein (EggNog:ENOG41) — MSTSGKTALHMAACEMHPEIVKLLLDHGADPNARMVDGRTPLMEAALWGRLDNVKYLVDHGADKSLQCVRKGVRLRAIDFAKYTKDNRKERYERSGGEHHIYKEATYERDEEREAIIRELGDEAVDDGHCAQASGLRLEGFTCTSVIDGGAIISMLANFDVPRRNKTIGILFRGDLNGTSAFSPVAAMSGFSHEPDSDLNVQIAGRKWTDEVLYLCQITGHVLPEDGHDQGIPGQFYACHAEKQLIAYLVSRHVFLPRDTDNGDFGMARLRLDDDCLEKKVRELVDIEPPQRLRNAVILVSRRVCGDCCAFVDVVNEALGLNVEVRGASLCT; from the coding sequence ATGTCGACATCTGGTAAAACGGCTCTGCACATGGCGGCCTGCGAGATGCACCCAGAGATTGTCAAGCTGCTACTTGACCATGGTGCTGATCCGAACGCAAGGATGGTGGATGGACGGACTCCGTTGATGGAAGCAGCTCTTTGGGGACGTCTGGATAATGTCAAATACCTTGTTGATCACGGAGCAGACAAGTCTTTACAATGCGTGCGAAAGGGGGTGAGGCTTCGAGCCATTGATTTTGCAAAGTACACCAAGGACAATCGTAAAGAGCGATATGAGCGGTCTGGTGGGGAGCACCATATTTACAAGGAAGCCACTTATGAACGAGACGAAGAACGAGAGGCAATCATCCGAGAGCTGGGTGACGAAGCTGTAGATGATGGCCATTGTGCTCAGGCTTCTGGACTACGTCTTGAGGGCTTTACTTGCACGTCTGTGATTGACGGAGGGGCCATCATATCTATGCTCGCCAACTTTGATGTCCCTCGCAGGAACAAGACGATAGGAATCCTCTTCCGGGGCGACTTGAATGGCACGTCGGCGTTTTCTCCTGTGGCTGCCATGAGTGGGTTTTCACACGAGCCGGACTCGGATCTCAACGTCCAGATAGCAGGCAGAAAGTGGACGGACGAGGTGCTTTACTTGTGCCAGATTACGGGACATGTGCTGCCTGAAGATGGGCATGATCAGGGTATACCGGGGCAGTTTTACGCTTGCCACGCGGAGAAGCAGTTGATTGCGTATCTAGTGAGCAGACATGTGTTTCTTCCACGCGATACTGACAATGGGGATTTTGGAATGGCGAGGCTACGTCTGGATGATGATTGTCTCGAGAAGAAGGTTAGGGAGCTTGTGGATATTGAACCGCCTCAGAGACTGAGAAACGCAGTCATCTTGGTGTCTCGGAGGGTGTGTGGTGACTGCTGTGCttttgttgatgttgttaATGAGGCCTTGGGGCTGAATGTAGAGGTGCGAGGGGCGAGTTTGTGTACTTGA